GATGCCGTTTCCTTCATATTTTTTCAACTCTTTTAGAGAAAGAGTATTTCTTTTTGTTCCCGTTGCCAGAATAAGCGCTTGGGTGTGATAGGAACCTTCAGAGGCTTGTATGGTATATTCTCCATCGTATGTAATTGAAAGCAGTTCATCCTTTAAAACAGGAACGTTCAGAGTCGCTAATTGAGAAAGACCGTTCTCATACAGTTCTTTTCCGGAAACAGGAGACGGAAGCCCGTAGTAATTTTCTATTTTTTCTGCCTTTTCTAAAGCGCCGTATCCGTTATGGATAACCAGCGGCGGAAAGCCCATGCGTACTGCATATAAAGCGGCAGATACCCCTGCCGGACCGGCGCCGGCTATGACAAGTTGTTGCATTTCCACTATCAGATACCTCCTTTTTTAGTTTATTATAGCAAGCTGTGACGGATATAGGCAATCCTCATAAGTATATGCGTGTATATTTTATCATATCTTACAAAAATATGAGAGGGTAAATGGATAATATTTGTGCATTTTTAAACTGGTAGAACCAGTATATACCGAATGGTATAAAAAACCATGGAAATTCTTACAAAAACAAAGAAAAACATCAAAAATCTACAAGAAAAATTGACGAAAACTTTCTCTTTTTTATGAAAAAACCAAAGATTGACAAATGAAATGATTAGCAGTAATGTGTTAAAAGCAATTTAATAAGAAGACACAAAAACACGTGCCGATTTCTGTTTTATTGCTCACAGCGACAATAGAAAAGAGAAAGGGAGGAATGTCTTACGAACAATATTGCGGAAAGAATTACGGAAGAACTTCAATGCGAAACCGTGTTCAATATTCCGATTTTTGGTGGAATTCCGGTAGGTGAGTCCGTGGTAGTTACATGGATTATTATGGCAGCATTAACCATCCTGTCGATTATACTTGTTCGGAATTTGAAAGTGGAAAATCCGGGAAGAAAGCAGTTGGCATTAGAAGCATCTATTGGTTTTCTGAACGACTTTTTCACAGACATTCTGGGGGAGGAAGGAAAGCGGTACATACCGTATCTGATTTCTACGGCGCTCTATATCGGGGTAGCCAATTTAATCGGACTTTTAGGCTTTAAACCTCCGACCAAGGATTTGAATGTGACAGCAGCATTGGCGCTTATGAGCGTATTTCTCATCTACTATTCCGGCTTCCATAAGAAGGGTGGAAAGGGATTTTTGAAAAGCTTTGCAGAGCCTATGCCTTTAGTAGCTCCAATCAACATCATGGAAATTGCAATCCGTCCTGTTTCATTATGTATGCGTTTATTCGGTAATGTAATTGGTTCGTTTGTAATTATGGAGCTGTTAAAAACGGTTATGCCGGTACTTTTACCCATTCCGTTTAGTTTGTACTTTGATGTGTTTGATGGTTTAATTCAGACATACGTATTTGTGTTTTTAACATCGCTCTTTGTAAAAGAGCAAATAGAAGATTAAATTTTATTTGAAAAGGAGAAATGAATTATGACAGCAGCAATTGGTGCAAGTATTGCAGTATTAACAGGTATCGGAGCAGGTTTAGGAATTGGTCATGCAACAGCAAAAGCAGTAGAAGCAATCGCAAGACAGCCGGAAGCAGAAAGCAAAATCAGCAAAGCATTACTTCTTGGTTGTGCGCTTGCAGAGGCAACAGCTATTTACGGTTTCGTTATCGGATTGTTAATCTTATTCTTATAATCAGCAGGGAAAGGCAGGTGCATGAAAGATGATGAGTCTTGGCTGGAACCTTGTCTGGACGATTATAAATCTGATTGTGCTTTATCTCTTAATGAAAAAATTCCTTATCGGTCCGGTACTGGGTATCATGGAAAAGAGAAAAGCGTGTATAGCAAAAGAGATGGAAGAAGCTCGTGTAAGCCGTGAAAAAGCCGAAGAACTGAAAGTACAGTATGAAAAATCTCTGGCAATGGCAAAAGAAGAGTCTTCTCAGATTTTGGAAAATGCAAAAACAGATGCAAGACAGGCAAGAGAAAGTATTGTAAAAAATGCCAACGATGAAGCGGCGAAGATTATCGAAGCTGCTCAAAATACTGCCCGTCAGGAACAGGAAAATGCCATGCAGGGAGCGAAAAAAGAGATTGCACAGCTCGCTATGCAGGCAGCAAAAAAATTACTTTTGGAAAAAAGTAATGAGAACAGCAATGATATGCTCTACGATAAATTTTTAGCAAAAGCAGGTGATGCAGATGACACAGACAGCTATTAATTATGGTAAGGTGCTTTATCAGTTAAATGTTCCAAAAGAAAGTATTTTGGAAACACAAAGGCTTTTAAAAGAAGTGCCTGAGCTTTCAAAAGCATTGGAAAATCCAACGATATCCTTTGAACAAAAACAGAGAGTTATCAGTAGAGTTTTTCCAAAGGAACTTCACAATTTCCTGAGTGTAGTTTGTAAATACAAGCATGCAGAGCTTTTAAACGAAATTTTTCAGGCATATCAGGAACATTACAATGAACAAAAGAACATATTATCTGCCACATTGTATTATGTAACGCCTCCAAAGGCAGAACAGTTGGAAGGAATTAAAAAATTCCTGAAAAAACAGTATCATACACAGGCAGTTGCTCTTAAACTGAAAGAGGATAAAAGCCTTGTAGGTGGATTTATTATTCGGACAAAAGACCACGAATATGATAACAGCTTAAAGGGCAGTATTCATGAATTACAACAAAAATTAATCTGGAGGTGAACGGTTTGAGTTCAATCAACTCAGAAGAAATTATTTCAATTTTGAAGGAAGAAATTGATAATTTCCACAGCACAGAAGGCGCAAAAGAAGTTGGAAACGTCATCTGGGTGGGGGATGGAATTGCAACTGTTTACGGAATAGACCATGCCATGTACGGCGAAATCGTAACCTTTGAAAATGGTGTAAAAGGAATGGTACAGGATATCAAGCGAAATGAAATCGGTGTCATTATCTTTGGCAAAGATACAGGGATTAAAGAAGGTACAAAGGTTGCACGTACAAAGAAAAGAGCAGGTGTTCCCGTAGGCGGAAATTTCATCGGAAGAATTGTGGATGCCTTAGGTGCGCCCATTGACGGAAAAGGCGAAATTCAAGCAGACGATTATCGCCCAATCGAGCAGGAAGCGCCGGGAATTATTGACAGAAAATCCGTATCCGTACCAATGGAAACAGGTATTCTGGCAATCGACTCCATGTTCCCAATCGGACGTGGACAGCGAGAATTGATTATCGGTGACCGTCAGACAGGTAAAACTTCCATTGCCATTGATACCATCTTGAACCAGAAGGGAAAAGACGTAATGTGTATCTATGTGGCAATCGGACAGAAAGCCTCTACGGTAGCAAAATTAGTAGGAACACTGGAAAAATACGGAGCAATGGAATATACTACGGTATTTTCTGCAACAGCCAGCGACTGTGCGCCTTTGCAGTACATTGTGCCATATTCTGGAACAGCTCTTGCAGAGTATTTTATGTATAAAGGAAAAGATGTACTGATTGTTTATGATGATTTATCAAAACACGCAGTAGCATATCGTGCGTTATCTCTGTTGTTAGAGCGTTCACCGGGACGTGAAGCATATCCGGGTGACGTATTCTATCTTCATTCCAGACTGCTGGAACGCTCCAGCCGACTGAGTGAAGAAGCGGGAGGCGGTTCTATTACAGCCCTTCCAATCATCGAAACACAGGCAGGTGACGTATCTGCGTACATCCCGACAAACGTTATTTCCATTACAGACGGACAGATTTTCCTTGAAAGTGATTTGTTCTTCGAAGGCGTTCGTCCGGCGGTAAACGTAGGTCTTTCTGTATCCCGTGTAGGTGGTGCGGCACAGACAAAAGCTATGAAAAAAGCATCCGGAAGTATGCGAATTGATTTGGCGCAGTATCGAGAAATGCAGGTATTTACACAGTTTTCTTCCG
The DNA window shown above is from Blautia hansenii DSM 20583 and carries:
- a CDS encoding F0F1 ATP synthase subunit A; the protein is MAERITEELQCETVFNIPIFGGIPVGESVVVTWIIMAALTILSIILVRNLKVENPGRKQLALEASIGFLNDFFTDILGEEGKRYIPYLISTALYIGVANLIGLLGFKPPTKDLNVTAALALMSVFLIYYSGFHKKGGKGFLKSFAEPMPLVAPINIMEIAIRPVSLCMRLFGNVIGSFVIMELLKTVMPVLLPIPFSLYFDVFDGLIQTYVFVFLTSLFVKEQIED
- the atpE gene encoding ATP synthase F0 subunit C — protein: MTAAIGASIAVLTGIGAGLGIGHATAKAVEAIARQPEAESKISKALLLGCALAEATAIYGFVIGLLILFL
- the atpF gene encoding F0F1 ATP synthase subunit B; protein product: MMSLGWNLVWTIINLIVLYLLMKKFLIGPVLGIMEKRKACIAKEMEEARVSREKAEELKVQYEKSLAMAKEESSQILENAKTDARQARESIVKNANDEAAKIIEAAQNTARQEQENAMQGAKKEIAQLAMQAAKKLLLEKSNENSNDMLYDKFLAKAGDADDTDSY
- the atpH gene encoding ATP synthase F1 subunit delta, with amino-acid sequence MTQTAINYGKVLYQLNVPKESILETQRLLKEVPELSKALENPTISFEQKQRVISRVFPKELHNFLSVVCKYKHAELLNEIFQAYQEHYNEQKNILSATLYYVTPPKAEQLEGIKKFLKKQYHTQAVALKLKEDKSLVGGFIIRTKDHEYDNSLKGSIHELQQKLIWR
- the atpA gene encoding F0F1 ATP synthase subunit alpha → MSSINSEEIISILKEEIDNFHSTEGAKEVGNVIWVGDGIATVYGIDHAMYGEIVTFENGVKGMVQDIKRNEIGVIIFGKDTGIKEGTKVARTKKRAGVPVGGNFIGRIVDALGAPIDGKGEIQADDYRPIEQEAPGIIDRKSVSVPMETGILAIDSMFPIGRGQRELIIGDRQTGKTSIAIDTILNQKGKDVMCIYVAIGQKASTVAKLVGTLEKYGAMEYTTVFSATASDCAPLQYIVPYSGTALAEYFMYKGKDVLIVYDDLSKHAVAYRALSLLLERSPGREAYPGDVFYLHSRLLERSSRLSEEAGGGSITALPIIETQAGDVSAYIPTNVISITDGQIFLESDLFFEGVRPAVNVGLSVSRVGGAAQTKAMKKASGSMRIDLAQYREMQVFTQFSSDLDETTKAQLDYGKCLMELLKQPLCRPLASHEQVITLWVATHKLLTDIPVKELKAFQMDMLEYFDQKHPEIKEEILKTKVLSDELGEKILEAAKEFKNRNR